From Theileria orientalis strain Shintoku DNA, chromosome 4, complete genome, the proteins below share one genomic window:
- a CDS encoding uncharacterized protein (zinc finger, Mcm10/DnaG-type domain containing protein) has protein sequence MAGDMKSTVKNNLIKPNKQNLNCKFNEPSNKIQLIYVKWTINQRDISLIISDDTTVFASLRNVIGTKNTTQCRKMLGLTDDVDLAVIFIITMCNTRFVDEQVVTNWIGSDLQESSIKIVIRGELTPELKDVGIGSVCAILNPNMKDEITVSDLKSITIKRLDDILVIGQVDGLTPCKGITTKGEMCKNLVYTHNQGDYCKYHIKFANKKNSNRLSRVNNGTNKTGNSDGKSSYGDLSRRDVNKKLLEARLGERMYFEGGKPYTLVERPKPVKPYETIAKLGSLNHLMQKVMKDRTAQSLSASSSNSGESYNRVTTVNNQHIGQTPKSGVVTSNNQVDTSKDSGNSYTTDMSNVAGTGNKTSNTAVEGSKTNNIGNKNTNNVANKSNLTINNKVARPASTTNETREFESLSNLIKQYITKDPKECNNMLNALQLMIRKVSGVSNEVIRKTQIMKVCEFLLDHPEENVALSALRLRRAIRKYNKTALKDGEYVVTRLNTGIGNERLDTRATNDYLSRRKPGSESNKELNRAKNKETVIKELDSLINLTSKVEAVVDKEKGKQLTERLKNIEKMDKTEEFKLTIKFLEVEAYHCRECDMWYEHVNNYCKRENHTLNKKRVKKEYHICINKGCNYRYYSLNGQKPSRCPKCKQTTVVSQKTSFYKPRPDYLMPNEVLAETESGRSRPLDCDS, from the exons GAAATGGACAATAAATCAGAGGGATATTTCATTGATAATATCGGATGACACCACGGTATTCGCAAGCCTGAGAAACGTGATAGGAACCAAAAATACAACTCAGTGTAGAAAGATGCTGGGCCTGACCGATGACGTGGACCTGGCAGTGATATTCATAATAACAATGTGCAACACACGCTTCGTGGATGAACAAGTGGTAACCAATTGGATAGGGTCTGACCTGCAGGAATCCTCAATCAAGATAGTGATCAGAGGAGAACTTACGCCGGAGCTTAAGGACGTAGGAATAGGAAGTGTGTGCGCAATACTTAACCCGAACATGAAGGATGAAATAACGGTATCGGATTTAAAgtcaataacaataaagCGGCTGGACGACATACTGGTAATAGGGCAGGTTGACGGACTGACGCCATGTAAAGGAATAACAACGAAGGgggaaatgtgtaagaatttagtatacacacacaacCAAGGGGATTACTGTAAATACCATATCAAATTCGCAAATAAgaaaaacagtaacagACTTAGTAGAGTGAACAATGGTACTAATAAAACAGGCAACAGTGACGGTAAGAGCTCCTATGGTGACTTGAGCAGGAGAGATGTTAATAAGAAACTATTGGAAGCAAGGTTGGGGGAACGAATGTACTTCGAAGGAGGAAAGCCTTACACACTCGTGGAAAGGCCTAAGCCAGTAAAGCCATACGAGACGATAGCAAAACTGGGGAGTTTGAACCATCTAATGCAAAAAGTCATGAAAGATAGAACAGCACAGAGCCTATCAGCGTCATCGTCTAACTCAGGAGAATCCTACAACAGAGTAACTACAGTCAACAATCAGCACATTGGCCAAACACCTAAAAGTGGAGTTGTCACCTCTAATAACCAAGTGGATACCAGCAAGGATAGTGGCAACAGCTATACAACCGATATGAGTAATGTAGCTGGTACCGGCAATAAAACAAGTAACACGGCGGTTGAAGGCagtaaaacaaataacatcGGCAATAAAAACACCAATAACGTAGCTAATAAGAGTAATCTCACAATCAACAACAAAGTTGCTAGGCCGGCATCAACCACAAACGAGACGAGGGAGTTCGAAAGCTTAAGTAACTTAATTAAGCAATACATAACAAAG GATCCGAAGGAATGTAACAACATGCTGAACGCACTGCAGCTAATGATAAGGAAAGTGAGTGGAGTGTCAAACGAAGTGATAAGGAAGACGCAAATAATGAAGGTGTGCGAATTCCTACTGGACCATCCTGAGGAAAACGTGGCACTATCAGCACTAAGGTTGAGAAGAGCAATAAGGAAATACAACAAAACAGCACTCAAGGACGGAGAGTATGTAGTAACAAGATTGAACACGGGGATAGGAAATGAAAGGTTAGATACAAGAGCCACTAATGATTATTTAAGTAGGAGAAAACCAGGATCTGAGTCAAATAAGGAACTGAACAGAGCGAAAAACAAAGAAACA GTTATCAAGGAGCTGGATAGCCTGATTAACCTAACATCTAAGGTGGAAGCAGTAGTTGACAAG GAAAAGGGGAAACAACTAACGGAAAGGTTGAAAAACATTGAAAAGATGGATAAAACAGAGGAATTTAAGCTAACTATTAAGTTCTTAGAAGTGGAAGCGTACCACTGTAGAGAGTGCGATATGTGGTACGAGCACGTAAATAATTACTGTAAACGGGAAAATCACAccttaaataaaaaaagagtCAAGAAGGAGTACCATATTTGCATAAACAAAGGATGTAACTACAGATATTACTCACTCAACGGACAAAAACCCTCACGTTGCCCCAA gTGTAAGCAAACGACAGTAGTTTCACAAAAGACCAGCTTCTACAAGCCGAGACCTGATTATTTGATGCCAAACGAGGTGCTGGCGGAAACGGAATCGGGAAGATCTAGACCACTGGATTGTGATtcctaa
- a CDS encoding peptide chain release factor, with amino-acid sequence MVALLSSVRVFHKPTGLSVKVQQERTNSLNKEIAIRMLTKMVEDYYRQRLNDKMNEIKGEDVVGTWGTHIRTYTLNPEQRVKDHRTNVESSRAEDVLDGDLLHFVLSYLGSR; translated from the exons ATGGTGGCTTTACTTTCTTCAGTTCGCGTGTTTCATAAGCCTACTGGCCTATCTGTGAAGGTGCAACAGGAGAGGACCAACTCACTAAACAAGGAAATCGCAATAAGGATGCTGACTAAGATGGTCGAGGACTACTACAGG CAACGACTCAACGACAAAATGAACGAAATCAAGGGTGAGGACGTGGTTGGTACTTGGGGCACACACATCCGGACCTACACTCTGAACCCTGAACAGCGCGTCAAGGACCACAGGACCAACGTCGAGAGCAGTCGAGCGGAGGATGTGCTCGACGGGGACCTGCTGCACTTCGTCCTCTCCTACCTCGGCTCGCGCTGA
- a CDS encoding peptide chain release factor — MPNDLKCVGGAESFDWCKMLAEMYKKFISNYKKPTDTDISNLPSSLRFKEVESSPGNIGGYRRVEFDVIGDYAYRLFKGETGTHRLIRNSPFNAENKRQTTFGSVQVVPILSDSDEDVVNFKRNKQILKKDLIIESMRSRGKGGQNVNKVETAGVFFCRCVFNLPWLPGN, encoded by the exons ATGCcaaatgatttaaaat GTGTGGGAGGTGCCGAGTCCTTCGATTGGTGCAAAATGCTCGCTGAAATGTACAAAAAGTTCATCTCAAACTACAAGAAACCCACTGACACAGATATTTCGAACCTTCCAAGTTCCCTCAGGTTTAAGGAAGTCGAAAGTTCGCCAGGCAATATCGGCGGATACAGGCGCGTGGAGTTCGACGTGATTGGAGATTACGCCTACCGCCTCTTCAAGGGCGAAACGGGCACTCACCGCCTAATTCGTAACTCTCCGTTTAATGCTGAGAATAAGCGCCAGACCACCTTCGGCTCAGTGCAGGTCGTTCCCATTCTCTCGGACTCCGACGAGGACGTCGTCAACTTCAAGCGGAATAAACAGATTCTCAAAAAGGACTTGATCATAGAGTCTATGCGCAGCAGAGGCAAGGGGGGCCAAAACGTAAACAAGGTGGAGACTGCCGGTGTGTTTTTTTgtagatgtgtatttaactTACCATGGTTACCTGGCAATTGA
- a CDS encoding uncharacterized protein (MIF4G-like, type 3 domain containing protein) translates to MTVSKTGSQETTGKSRSGSNSLNPDAPEFNPTTKSSGKLNADAPEFVPGQIPQFDPRMVNGPEIKGGYKNGHMPSYRLSQQDQYLPMWIAQPYPVHHYQMYPDNQMNYIPYDYARQTQNYPIQRNVYPTPVHNDYNVNMPYNMVVQGKAKMTNKTAKTKSNNKDGVPSKEGQKEKEPPVNSARDSMSVATTKDTTRDTLTSVREPAPQPPKQLTWAERTKLSTTRQLPKQTVVTTLGGPTTAPPQVTTQVQVPRPAVPEPIREVPKEIRHQQGGQKQQLGTHREQPEVSKRGAGASGSHQNAGKVAAKTLSTSAEVAGRAEEKTEQISYAKVFKEAVRSTALKQASAAAKEGALEHAKHAQDLRQTSKRNEAAAVDSAKPESKPSATVTQPTQTKHTTPQHLAQTEAQEQSQTEPHTNHTKPQTDLTQEREERKDVVPQKEDEGRKEDPCTHDSTGKREEGREDSREDTGEDAKEEPREQKDYSVEAMLRYYLYLLSNKNMVDEIRERYSLPHIKFLTTSQTSTKNSFKERERQEKTEKKDWRHKSYDKNFGNFRFNKEFTRSEPTQQIMASEGSWLMKQAKQKRDKEVQMRKKILGLLNKLTFEKFDVIYNQIIQCGIDTPEHAELLVKFVFDKAVTQHHFIPMYVELCAKLSVDLFTIESSTAKKEAHKQPFERQATEQQAAERQLAEQAAEQQAAERQLAEQAAEQQAAERQLAEKGSPEQEKQRPGQVSEEKAKVGDKVAEEAKAPAEIKQSSEEAAESSIKLTSEEAAGETSRTVDSTTTVDTVHHTESSQGFVEPKHGPTRAAGETREYARMSSDSSSASGCEEEAAERAYPQGELEDHEKSQVEQVAVDRLGVDRSGDTTHTAKEYAQVAAEAAPEAAQKTEQQSNEQQEAKSTKRSDFIRILLSCSQDSFEDNLKPLEIPSDLEGDDRFEYEQKYKHKMRGNMMFVGELFKQKLLAAKLLITCLDQVFMKREECILLYNDINMGNNHLEAMCTLLQTVGRSFDTNRWKLISDFEKRIQHLEELGKNEQISFRIRCLIKNVLDRRMEHWDKSIYQSQDQPCKLQEFRHKHSVTSFAVGTVGKEKGEKQEQVEEAWRVRSKKKTTTSTTSSTTRGERSRREGNRSYSKESDQRSQSDLNSDDQMEALREESEEEEKLARTAKSIVNELVMSYDTEESTLRVAEMNVQRTGEKRLYKALVVACMEACSKVNAEKQTDVVTTWIVGLAKERGSLESMLDGLHEFAFGEDEASLEMLADDFPLLPRTLRCLLSKMRPECGESEKYKQVESKV, encoded by the exons ATGACTGTCTCTAAGACCGGTAGTCAGGAGACTACAGGCAAATCTCGAAGCGGCTCAAATTCACTAAACCCCGACGCACCCGAATTTAACCCAACCACCAAATCCAGCGGAAAGCTCAATGCAGATGCGCCAGAGTTTGTGCCAGGCCAAATACCTCAATTTGACCCTAGGATGGTCAACGGGCCAGAAATTAAGGGAGGATACAAAAATGGTCATATGCCAAGTTACAGATTATCGCAACAAGACCAATACCTCCCAATGTGGATCGCACAGCCATACCCAGTACACCATTACCAAATGTACCCAGATAATCAGATGAATTACATCCCGTACGACTACGCAAGACAAACGCAGAATTACCCAATCCAAAGAAACGTATACCCGACCCCAGTACACAACGATTATAACGTTAACATGCCATACAACATGGTAGTGCAGGGAAAGGCGAAGATGACTAACAAGACGGCGAAGACGAAGTCAAACAACAAGGATGGAGTACCAAGCAAAGAAGGccagaaggaaaaggaaccACCAGTAAATAGCGCAAGAGATAGTATGTCAGTAGCAACCACGAAGGATACAACGAGAGACACGCTGACCTCAGTGAGAGAACCAGCTCCACAGCCACCAAAGCAACTTACCTGGGCAGAAAGAACGAAGCTGTCGACGACAAGACAGCTTCCAAAACAAACAGTAGTGACGACACTAGGAGGTCCGACGACGGCACCACCACAAGTGACGACACAAGTGCAAGTACCAAGACCAGCGGTGCCAGAGCCTATCAGAGAAGTACCGAAGGAGATTAGGCACCAGCAAGGCGGACAGAAGCAGCAATTGGGCACTCACAGAGAACAGCCAGAAGTCTCGAAGAGGGGAGCAGGAGCATCAGGAAGTCACCAGAACGCAGGAAAGGTGGCAGCGAAGACACTTAGTACCTCAGCAGAAGTAGCAGGAAGGGCCGAAGAAAAGACGGAACAGATATCGTACGCGAAGGTGTTCAAGGAAGCAGTGAGGTCAACAGCACTGAAGCAAGCATCCGCAGCCGCGAAGGAGGGCGCTTTAGAGCACGCGAAGCACGCGCAGGACTTGAGGCAGACCTCAAAGAGGAAcgaagcagcagcagtggaCTCAGCGA AGCCGGAGTCGAAGCCCTCAGCAACAGTAACACAGCCAACACAGACTAAGCACACAACACCGCAGCACCTAGCGCAAACAGAAGCGCAGGAGCAATCGCAAACAGAACCACACACAAACCACACAAAACCACAAACAGATTTAACGCAGGAACGCGAAGAAAGAAAGGATGTAGTACCTCAGAAAGAAGATGAGGGAAGGAAGGAGGACCCCTGTACACACGATTCAACAGGAAAAAGGGAGGAAGGCAGAGAGGACTCCAGAGAGGACACTGGAGAAGACGCGAAAGAAGAACCCAGAGAACAGAAGGACTACAGCGTAGAGGCGATGCTGAGATACtacctgtacctgctgagcaACAAGAACATGGTGGACGAAATCAGAGAAAGGTACAGCCTGCCGCACATCAAGTTCCTGACGACGAGTCAGACGTCGACGAAGAACAGCTTCAAGGAGAGAGAACGCCAAGAAAAAACGGAAAAAAAGGACTGGAGACACAAAAGCTACGATAAAAACTTCGGAAACTTCAGATTTAACAAGGAGTTCACGAGAAGTGAGCCTACGCAGCAGATCATGGCGAGCGAAGGCTCGTGGCTGATGAAGCAAGCGAAGCAGAAGAGAGACAAGGAAGTGCAGATGAGAAAAAAGATACTAGGACTGCTCAACAAACTCACATTTGAAAAGTTCGACGTCATATATAACCAGATCATACAGTGCGGCATCGACACACCGGAGCATGCCGAATTGCTGGTCAAGTTCGTCTTCGACAAGGCAGTCACGCAGCACCACTTTATACCCATGTACGTGGAGCTATGCGCGAAGCTGTCAGTAGATTTATTCACAATAGAAAGCAGCACGGCAAAGAAGGAGGCCCACAAGCAGCCCTTTGAAAGGCAAGCCACAGAacaacaagctgctgaaaGGCAATTGGCAGAACAAGCTGCAGAacaacaagctgctgaaaGGCAATTGGCAGAACAAGCTGCAGAacaacaagctgctgaaaGGCAATTGGCAGAAAAGGGCTCCCCAGAGCAGGAGAAGCAGAGGCCAGGGCAGGTGTCGGAAGAAAAGGCGAAGGTGGGCGATAAGGTGGCAGAAGAAGCGAAGGCCCCAGCAGAAATTAAGCAGTCCTCAGAGGAGGCCGCGGAGAGTAGCATTAAGCTGACATCAGAAGAAGCAGCGGGAGAAACGAGTAGAACGGTGGACAGCACGACCACAGTGGACACAGTGCACCACACGGAAAGCAGTCAGGGCTTTGTGGAACCGAAGCACGGGCCAACGAGGGCGGCTGGAGAAACGAGGGAGTACGCGAGGATGAGCAGTGACTCAAGCTCAGCGTCAGGGTGCGAAGAGGAGGCGGCGGAGAGAGCGTACCCGCAAGGTGAATTGGAGGATCATGAGAAGTCGCAAGTGGAGCAAGTGGCGGTTGACAGATTAGGCGTGGACAGATCAGGCGATACAACACATACGGCCAAGGAATACGCACAGGTGGCAGCAGAGGCAGCTCCGGAAGCAGCGCAGAAGACAGAACAGCAGAGTAACGAACAGCAGGAGGCGAAGTCGACGAAGAGAAGCGACTTCATAAGAATACTGCTCAGCTGCAGCCAGGACAGCTTCGAAGATAACCTGAAGCCGCTGGAAATACCAAGTGACCTGGAGGGAGACGACAGGTTCGAGTATGAGCAGAAGTACAAGCACAAAATGAGAGGAAACATGATGTTCGTGGGAGAGCTATTTAagcagaagctgctggCAGCGAAGCTGCTCATCACATGTCTGGACCAGGTGTTCATGAAGAGAGAAGAGTGCATACTGCTCTACAACGACATTAACATGGGAAACAATCACCTGGAGGCAATGTGCACGCTGCTGCAGACAGTAGGAAGGTCGTTCGACACGAACAGGTGGAAGCTTATCTCGGACTTTGAAAAAAGAATACAGCACCTGGAGGAACTGGGAAAAAATGAACAAATTTCGTTCAGAATAAGATGCCTGATCAAAAACGTACTCGACAGAAGAATGGAGCACTGGGACAAGTCGATATACCAGAGCCAAGATCAGCCGTGTAAGCTGCAGGAGTTCAGACATAAGCACTCAGTGACGTCGTTCGCAGTAGGAACGGTGGGaaaggaaaagggagaAAAACAAGAACAAGTGGAAGAAGCATGGAGAGTGAGAAGTAAGAAGAAAACGACCACGAGCACCACAAGTAGCACAACCAGAGGAGAAAGAAGTAGAAGAGAAGGAAACAGAAGCTACAGCAAGGAGTCGGACCAGAGAA GTCAGAGCGACCTGAACTCAGATGACCAGATGGAGGCGCTGCGTGAAGAAagcgaggaggaggaaaaacTCGCGAGGACGGCAAAGTCGATAGTGAACGAGCTGGTCATGTCGTACGACACAGAGGAGTCGACGCTGCGCGTGGCAGAAATGAACGTGCAGAGGACCGGAGAAAAGAGGCTCTACAAGGCGCTCGTGGTGGCCTGCATGGAGGCGTGCTCGAAGGTCAACGCGGAGAAGCAGACCGACGTCGTGACGACCTGGATCGTGGGCCTGGCGAAGGAGAGGGGGAGCCTCGAGAGCATGCTCGACGGACTCCACGAGTTCGCCTTCGGCGAGGACGAGGCGAGCCTGGAGATGCTGGCGGACGACTTCCCGCTGCTGCCGCGGACGCTGAGATGCCTGCTGAGCAAGATGAGGCCCGAGTGCGGCGAGAGCGAAAAGTATAAGCAAGTGGAGAGCAAAGTATAA
- a CDS encoding uncharacterized protein (Bystin family protein): protein MKKKVSDKKAKNAKVIKKDKNAKRKKKNKVNEVDSDLSDFEAEFVEELPKDVSFKVNKLIREANEEISTPRVSGIDFLEKDPIVDFDLPVDSSGFLPDSTLDTNAIWSKLNNIKQTHVTKEDVLAKIRPVYKEIGEYLSKYRSGGLPKAFKVLPKMSNWLEMVQLTNPSNWSPNAMYEVTRLFSSNMNEENAETFYSCVLLPAVREDLAKSKTLNHHYYEALIRAIFKPTAWFKGLLLPLVEEGCTYREAAIIGSVLRKVSIPVLHVSAFIIQMCKSQKWYGSTSFILTIFFQKKFRLPIKVIKECLMHFYKFIHFHDALPVIWHQSLYVFLYNYKHMLNEEDHKLVRELLSKHNHPEIGVTIDKLLSCRIEDVIME from the exons atGAAGAAAAAGGTATCTGATAAAAAGGCGAAAAATGCCAAAGTAATcaaaaaggataaaaacgccaaaaggaagaaaaagaaCAAGGTTAACGAGGTGGATTCAGATTTATCGGACTTTGAAGCAGAGTTTGTGGAGGAGCTGCCAAAAGATGTGAGCTTCAAAGTGAATAAACTCATAAGAGAAGCCAACGAGGAAATATCAAC TCCGCGAGTTAGCGGCATAGATTTCTTGGAAAAGGACCCGATCGTTGACTTTGATCTTCCAGTCGATTCCTCAGGATTCCTCCCAGATTCCACATTGGACACCAACGCAATCTggagtaaattaaataacataaagcAGACCCATGTTACGAAG GAAGATGTATTGGCTAAGATAAGACCGGTGTATAAGGAGATTGGAGAGTACCTGTCGAAGTATAGGAGCGGAGGACTTCCGAAGGCGTTCAAGGTGCTCCCGAAAATGAGTAACTGGCTGGAGATGGTGCAGCTGACAAATCCAAGTAACTGGTCGCCTAACGCAATGTACGAAGTGACGAGGCTGTTTTCGTCGAACATGAACGAAGAGAAC GCGGAGACGTTTTACAGCTGCGTGCTGCTGCCGGCAGTGAGGGAGGACCTGGCGAAAAGTAAGACGCTGAACCACCACTACTACGAGGCCCTGATAAGGGCAATATTTAAGCCGACAGCATGGTTCAAGGGGCTGTTGCTCCCACTAGTGGAGGAG GGGTGCACCTACAGAGAAGCGGCGATCATCGGAAGTGTGCTGAGGAAGGTGTCAATACCAGTGTTGCACGTGTCAGCATTCATAATACAGATGTGCAAGAGCCAGAAGTGGTATGGTAGCACGAGCTTCATACTGACGATATTCTTCCAAAAGAAGTTTAGATTGCCAATCAAG GTCATAAAGGAGTGCCTAATGcacttttataaatttatacactttCACGACGCACTGCCAGTGATATGGCATCAATCACTATACGTGTTTTTATACAACTACAAAC ACATGCTGAATGAAGAGGATCATAAATTAGTGAGGGAACTGTTAAGTAAACACAACCATCCAGAAATAGGAGTGACAATAGATAAACTGCTATCATGTAGAATAGAAGATGTAATTATGGAATGA
- a CDS encoding 60S ribosomal protein L36, whose amino-acid sequence MVEKEMKKKELRSGVSVGLLKGHTVTPIPLTSSVRPSRRKGLKTNRSTLVSEVIREVCGFAPYERNLIELVKIGSASTTKRAFKFAKRRLGTHRRAKAKMNEMQQVVENQRKRRN is encoded by the exons ATGGTAGAAAAggaaatgaagaagaaggaactGAGATCAGGAGTATCAG TGGGACTGCTCAAAGGACATACAGTGACGCCAATACCGCTGACGAGCTCAGTGAGGCCGAGTCGCAGAAAGGGACTGAAAACGAACAGATCAACGCTGGTCTCGGAAGTTATCAGAGAAGTATGCGGATTCGCACCTTACGAAAGGAACTTAATCGAGCTGGTGAAAATAGGATCGGCATCTACGACGAAGAGAGCATTCAAATTCGCAAAGAGACGCCTGGGAACACACAGACGCGCAAAGGCGAAAATGAACGAGATGCAACAAGTGGTGGAGAACCAGCGCAAACGCAGGAACTAa
- a CDS encoding 26S proteasome regulatory subunit produces the protein MDVVNKTSLQGMNMKVVVHPIVLLSVVDHYNRSAQGTSRRVVGTILGEYISGELHITNSYAIPFEEDVKNPLVWYFDHNYHETMFKMFRKINAKEKVLGWYSTGPKCKLADLEIHELYRKYCPHPVYIVVDITEKEELPIEAYISVEEPTNDSRFRRTFVHVPLSVGSFEAEEVGLEHLLRDLTNATTSTLSKKVESKMSALRTLVSKLTEIVEYLGGLISGTYSINTSIIYMLQDIFNMFPSMDDEELIEAFAINMNDTTMTSYLGSIIRAMIALHNLINNMEENKRRSQLKLASSAAPTPTAGTST, from the exons ATGGATGTCGTAAACAAAACGTCTCTACAGGGTATGAACATGAAGGTCGTCGTTCATCCAATCGTTCTTTTATCTGTTGTCGACCATTACAACAGGTCCGCCCAGGGCACTTCCCGTAGAGTCGTCGGAACAATTTTGGGAGAATACATAAGCGGAGAACTGCACATCACCAATTCCTACGCCATACCCTTTGAGGAAGACGTTAAAAATCCTCTCGTTTGGTACTTTGATCACAACTACCATGAAACcatgtttaaaatgttcAGAAAG aTTAATGCCAAGGAGAAGGTCCTTGGCTGGTATAGCACCGGTCCCAAGTGTAAACTGGCCGACTTAGAAATCCACGAGCTTTATCGAAAATACTGCCCACATCCCGTATACATAGTCGTTGACATAACAGAG AAAGAGGAGCTTCCCATTGAGGCTTACATTTCCGTCGAGGAACCCACTAACGATTCCAGGTTCAGGCGCACTTTCGTTCACGTTCCCCTTTCCGTCG GCTCCTTTGAGGCCGAGGAAGTTGGCTTGGAACACCTGCTGAGGGATCTGACCAATGCAACCACTTCGACCCTGTCAAAAAag GTTGAAAGTAAGATGAGTGCCCTGAGGACCTTGGTGTCCAAGTTAACTGAGATTGTTGAGTATTTGGGCGGTTTAATTTCCGGCACCTATTCGATTAACACGTCCATTATATACATGCTACAG GACATTTTTAACATGTTTCCTTCTatggacgacgaggagctcATTGAGGCCTTTGCGATTAACATGAACGACACTACGATGACTTCGTACCTCGGCAGCATCATCCGGGCCATGATTGCGCTTCACAACCTGATTAACAACATGGAGGAGAACAAGAGACGATCGCAGTTGAAATTGGCTTCCTCGGCCGCTCCCACGCCCACTGCTGGCACCAGCACTTAA
- a CDS encoding uncharacterized protein (DnaJ domain containing protein, expressed): MGKNQTPKLYLLLGLDQSATTRDIVKAYRLAALKSHPDKLAGLSEEDQEKAKNHFVQLQHAYEILRDDEKRKNYDVFGWEGEGDVSFSAAFDFYRAPVQEEDIEDFSKTYKGSKEEDEDLMDYYNKHNGDLTDILFCIPLSEADDLDRFVEFFNKSIKSKKLKSTEDFKRTSKPKQMKSVKTKYEKSCKKAKKTDEDLDFEELSAQIMANRKRRYNDFSGLIANLESKYGSKKLKLSK; the protein is encoded by the exons ATGGGAAAGAATCAGACGCCAAAACTATATCTGCTTCTCGGCCTCGATCAGAGCGCCACTACTCGAGATATTGTTAAGGCTTATAGGCTTGCTGCGCTAAAGTCACACCCAGATAAGCTAGCAGGGCTAAGCGAAGAAGACCAG GAAAAGGCCAAGAATCACTTTGTGCAGCTCCAGCACGCCTATGAAATATTAAGGGACGatgaaaaaagaaaaaattaCGACGTTTTCG GTTGGGAGGGTGAGGGCGACGTGTCATTTTCAGCCGCCTTCGACTTCTACAGGGCTCCAGTGCAGGAAGAGGACATAGAGGACTTTTCCAAGACTTACAAAGGAAGCAAGGAGGAAGACGAGGATCTCATGGACTACTACAATAA ACACAACGGAGATTTGACGGACATTCTGTTCTGCATTCCTCTCTCAGAGGCAGATGACCTGGATAGATTTGTAGAGTTTTTTAACAAGAGCATTAAATCGAAG AAGCTAAAATCGACTGAAGATTTCAAGAGGACGTCTAAGCCAAAGCAGATGAAGAGCGTGAAAACCAAGTATGAGAAGTCGTGCAAGAAGGCGAAGAAGACTGACGAGGACTT GGACTTTGAGGAACTATCGGCGCAAATAATG GCGAATCGTAAAAGAAGATACAACGATTTTTCAGGCCTAATTGCAAACCTTGAGTCTAAATACGGATCAAAA AAACTGAAACTTTCAAAATAA